Proteins encoded together in one Coffea arabica cultivar ET-39 chromosome 2c, Coffea Arabica ET-39 HiFi, whole genome shotgun sequence window:
- the LOC113729937 gene encoding phosphatidylinositol 4-kinase gamma 3: MSIASVALAPVYEDYWNFPGRVLGRNGAFSNESIVIFLAIGGSVIPMQVMGSDSIASVKLRIQNRKGFFVKNQKLVFDGKELSRNNSRVQDYGVTDGNVLHLVLRLSDLQAITVRTVCGKEFEFHVGRKRNVGYVKQQIARSGNEFLDLKDRELVCDGEELEDQRLIDDICKSNEAVIHLLVRKSAKVRAKPVEKDFEVSIVASEVDKSRRVDSVDERSSEEESLVEKLPVAAIKPLEKEFFLEPLVVNPNITLSSVIKQLVDATYHGLEKGNPPIMSSEGSGGVYFMQDSSGQQYISVFKPVDEEPMAVNNPRGVPLSVNGEGLKKGTRVGEGAVREVAAYILDHPKGGQCSYLKNEKGFAGVPPTVIVKCQHEAFNYSEGFHPSYKNTKVGSLQLFMENCGSCEDMGPRNFPVDEVHKICVLDIRLANADRHAGNILVCKDSGEGRINLVPIDHGYCLPENFKDCTFDWLNWPQARQPFSPEIIGYINSLDAEKDIELLRLHGWELPFDCARILRISTMLLKKGAERGLNAFLIGSIMCRETLKKKSALEQIVREAQGAVLPGMSEAAFLESVSLIMDRYLDGMSASKYVGR, translated from the exons ATGTCGATTGCCAGTGTGGCTCTTGCTCCTGTTTATGAAGATTATTGGAACTTTCCTGGTCGTGTCTTGGGTAGAAATGGGGCGTTTTCAAATGAATCCATCGTAATTTTCCTTGCAATTGGAGGGTCTGTGATTCCTATGCAGGTAATGGGGTCTGATTCTATTGCTTCTGTAAAGCTCAGGATACAGAACCGTAAGGGATTTTTTGTGAAGAATCAAAAACTTGTCTTTGATGGGAAAGAATTATCGCGGAATAATTCCCGTGTTCAGGACTATGGGGTCACTGATGGGAATGTGTTGCATTTGGTCCTTAGGCTATCAGATCTCCAGGCGATTACTGTTAGAACTGTTTGTGGGAAAGAGTTTGAGTTCCatgttggaagaaagagaaatGTGGGCTATGTGAAACAGCAGATTGCTAGAAGCGGGAATGAATTTCTCGATCTCAAGGATCGGGAGTTAGTATGTGATGGTGAGGAACTAGAAGATCAGAGGCTCATTGATGATATTTGTAAGAGCAATGAAGCAGTAATACACTTGCTTGTCCGTAAGTCAGCAAAAGTTAGAGCTAAGcctgttgaaaaagattttgaaGTCTCGATTGTTGCATCAGAAGTTGATAAGAGTAGGAGGGTTGACTCAGTAGATGAGAGAAGTTCTGAGGAGGAATCATTAGTTGAGAAACTTCCAGTTGCTGCCATAAAGCCTTTGGAGAAAGAATTCTTTTTGGAACCACTAGTAGTCAATCCAAATATTACGCTATCATCTGTGATTAAGCAACTTGTTGATGCCACTTACCATGGACTGGAGAAGGGTAATCCACCGATTATGTCGTCTGAGGGGTCAGGGGGTGTTTATTTCATGCAAGATTCATCTGGTCAGCAGTATATTTCTGTATTTAAGCCAGTTGATGAGGAACCCATGGCTGTAAACAACCCTAGAGGGGTTCCCTTGTCCGTCAATGGTGAAGGGTTGAAAAAAGGGACACGAGTTGGTGAAGGGGCTGTAAGGGAAGTTGCAGCATACATCTTGGATCATCCGAAGGGTGGACAATGCTCGTATCTTAAGAATGAGAAAGGCTTTGCTGGCGTTCCCCCAACTGTGATTGTCAAGTGTCAACATGAAGCATTCAATTATTCTGAGGGCTTTCACCCATCCTATAAGAATACCAAGGTTGGATCACTCCAATTGTTCATGGAGAACTGCGGCAGTTGTGAGGACATGGGGCCCCGTAATTTTCCTGTGGATGAAGTACACAAGATTTGTGTTCTGGATATTAGGTTAGCAAATGCAGACAGGCATGCTGGCAACATCTTGGTTTGCAAAGATTCGGGAGAAGGTCGGATTAACCTCGTTCCAATTGATCATGGCTACTGCTTGCCTGAAAAT TTCAAAGACTGCACCTTTGATTGGCTCAATTGGCCTCAAGCACGCCAACCGTTTTCGCCAGAGATAATTGGCTACATAAACTCGCTTGACGCTGAGAAAGACATTGAGCTTTTGAGGCTGCATGGATGGGAACTTCCATTTGATTGCGCGCGCATCCTTCGCATCTCCACCATGCTGCTGAAAAAAGGCGCAGAGAGAGGGCTTAATGCATTTCTAATTGGAAGCATCATGTGCAGGGAAACACTGAAGAAGAAATCGGCTCTTGAGCAAATTGTCCGAGAAGCACAAGGAGCTGTGCTTCCTGGAATGAGCGAAGCAGCATTCCTCGAGTCGGTGTCATTGATCATGGATCGTTACCTTGATGGCATGTCTGCAAGTAAATATGTAGGTAGGTAG
- the LOC113724886 gene encoding probable pectinesterase/pectinesterase inhibitor 34, with the protein MGYGRLVSEPGGSSSRQMLPDPSDQPTTSTPRKSKLKPLIILAAILIVASAISAAVVVALRNKASSDAALHRKPSRAISRTCSKTRYPALCVDSLLDFPGALTASDKDLVHITVNMTLQRLGKALYDVSDIGYVAMDVGSRSAYDDCLELLADSVDLLARSLTTMSPASTEGEGDGSGSSSSSSSSYVGSTQDVLTWLSAALTNQDTCTEGFGEVGGGSVKDQVSEKLKDLTELVSNCLAIYSAAGGDGDDFSGIPIGNRRRRLMGDDEEGYGGNHKQQEEEFPKWLPRKDRRLLQVPATSIQADIIVSKDGNGTVKTVGEAIKKAPEHSTRRIIIYVKAGKYEEDNLKVGRKKTNLMFIGDGKGKTVISGGKSIFDKVTTFHTASFAATGAGFIARDMTFENWAGPSKHQAVALRVGADHAVVYRCSIVGYQDTLYVHSQRQFFRECDVYGTVDFIFGNAAVVFQNCTLNARKPMNLQKNTVTAQNRKDPNQNTGISVHACRILATPDLEASKGSFQTYLGRPWKLYSRTVFMLSYMGDHIHPRGFLEWNATFALDTLYYGEYMNYGPGAALGQRVKWPGYRVITTPAEASKFTVAQFIFGSSWLPSTGVAFMAGLST; encoded by the exons ATGGGCTACGGCAGGCTCGTTTCGGAGCCCGGAGGCTCCTCCAGCCGCCAAATGCTTCCCGACCCCTCGGACCAACCCACCACTTCCACTCCCCGGAAAAGCAAACTCAAGCCCCTCATCATACTGGCCGCCATTCTCATCGTGGCCTCAGCCATTTCGGCGGCGGTGGTTGTCGCCCTCCGAAACAAAGCCTCCAGCGATGCCGCCCTCCACCGCAAGCCTTCCAGAGCCATCTCTCGCACCTGCAGCAAAACCCGCTACCCGGCTCTCTGCGTCGACTCCCTCCTCGACTTCCCCGGCGCGCTCACCGCCTCCGACAAGGACCTCGTCCACATTACCGTCAACATGACGCTCCAGCGCTTGGGGAAGGCGCTCTACGACGTCTCCGACATCGGCTACGTGGCCATGGACGTGGGCTCCCGCTCCGCCTACGACGACTGCCTGGAGCTCTTGGCGGACTCCGTCGACCTGCTCGCCCGCTCCCTCACCACCATGTCACCCGCCTCGACCGAAGGAGAAGGGGACGGCTCAggctcctcatcctcatcctcatcctccTACGTGGGGTCCACACAGGACGTGCTGACGTGGCTGAGCGCCGCTCTGACCAACCAGGACACGTGCACGGAGGGCTTTGGGGAAGTCGGAGGCGGGAGCGTGAAGGATCAGGTGTCGGAGAAGCTGAAGGACCTGACGGAACTGGTGAGCAACTGCCTGGCGATATACTCGGCGGCGGGGGGAGACGGTGATGATTTCTCAGGGATTCCGATAGGGAACAGGCGTCGGAGGTTGATGGGCGATGATGAGGAAGGTTATGGTGGTAACCATAAACAGCAGGAGGAGGAGTTTCCGAAATGGTTACCGAGGAAGGACCGAAGGTTGTTGCAGGTGCCGGCGACGTCGATTCAAGCGGATATAATAGTGTCGAAAGACGGGAACGGAACGGTGAAAACAGTGGGGGAGGCGATCAAGAAGGCGCCAGAGCACAGCACTCGCCGGATCATTATCTACGTCAAGGCAGGAAA GTACGAGGAGGATAATTTGAAAGTTGGAAGGAAGAAGACGAATTTGATGTTCATCGGGGATGGAAAAGGCAAGACGGTGATTTCAGGCGGAAAGAGCATTTTCGACAAAGTCACCACATTCCACACCGCGTCTTTCG CGGCTACTGGCGCTGGCTTTATTGCAAGAGACATGACCTTTGAGAACTGGGCTGGTCCAAGTAAGCATCAGGCTGTAGCTCTTCGAGTGGGCGCCGATCATGCTGTGGTCTACCGCTGCAGCATCGTCGGCTACCAAGACACCCTCTACGTCCACTCACAGCGTCAATTTTTCCGAGAATGCGACGTCTATGGGACGGTGGACTTCATATTCGGTAATGCTGCGGTTGTGTTCCAGAACTGCACTCTAAACGCTCGCAAGCCGATGAACCTCCAGAAAAACACCGTCACTGCCCAAAACAGAAAAGACCCTAATCAAAACACCGGGATTTCTGTTCATGCATGCAGAATCCTGGCGACGCCTGATCTTGAGGCATCAAAAGGCAGCTTCCAGACGTACCTAGGCCGCCCGTGGAAACTGTACTCGCGAACGGTCTTCATGCTATCCTACATGGGCGACCATATTCACCCGAGGGGATTTCTGGAATGGAACGCAACGTTCGCTCTCGACACTCTGTACTATGGCGAGTACATGAACTACGGACCGGGAGCAGCCCTTGGACAGCGAGTAAAGTGGCCGGGCTATCGAGTGATCACGACGCCGGCGGAGGCCAGCAAGTTCACAGTTGCACAGTTCATCTTTGGATCGTCGTGGCTACCCTCAACCGGTGTTGCTTTTATGGCCGGCCTATCAACTTAA